In a genomic window of Fusobacterium sp.:
- the gmhA gene encoding D-sedoheptulose 7-phosphate isomerase produces MNLIDSYKIELELLENFIKEEEKRKETEKTAEALAEVFNNGNKVLICGNGGSNCDALHFAEEFTGRFRGDRRALPAIAISESSHITCVGNDYGFDYVFSRGVEAYGKPGDMFIGISTSGNSGNVIKAVEAARKIGMKTCVLLGKDGGKLKGMCDYEFIIPGKTSDRVQEIHMMILHIIIEGVERIMFPENY; encoded by the coding sequence ATGAACTTAATAGATTCATACAAGATAGAGCTTGAACTTCTTGAAAATTTTATTAAAGAAGAAGAAAAGAGAAAAGAAACTGAAAAAACTGCTGAAGCTTTAGCAGAAGTTTTTAACAATGGAAATAAAGTATTAATCTGTGGCAATGGTGGAAGCAACTGTGATGCTTTACATTTTGCTGAAGAATTTACAGGGAGATTCAGAGGAGACAGAAGAGCTCTTCCTGCTATAGCAATATCAGAATCATCTCATATAACTTGTGTAGGTAATGACTATGGATTTGATTATGTCTTTTCAAGAGGTGTAGAAGCCTATGGAAAGCCTGGAGATATGTTTATAGGTATTTCTACAAGCGGAAACTCTGGCAATGTGATTAAAGCTGTAGAGGCTGCTAGGAAGATAGGGATGAAAACTTGTGTACTACTTGGAAAAGATGGAGGAAAACTTAAAGGAATGTGTGATTATGAATTTATCATTCCAGGAAAGACTTCTGACAGAGTACAGGAAATACATATGATGATACTTCACATCATTATAGAAGGTGTAGAAAGAATAATGTTCCCTGAGAACTACTAA
- a CDS encoding LysR family transcriptional regulator: protein MDLHYLKIFYEVAKEKSFTKAASKLYINQSAVSIQVKKFEEILNAKLFDRSSKKIKLTYTGEALYKMAEDIFDKVKRAEKEISRIIDLDRARISIGATSVIGEPLIPRLMKGFSKAHEEIEYDVTIADKAWLLKLLKEGDLDILIIDEEHITDSNLEVLTIEKMPYVLVSKKEYHSMESVSKDPLITRKTIPNNNEAIAVIEDKYRISFDTKISVLGNLEVIKGMVREEIGNVILPYYAVHKEIERGEFKIIYKVNEVKDGYQVVITKDKKSLIQIIKFINFIQDYKIQY, encoded by the coding sequence ATGGATTTACATTATTTAAAAATATTTTATGAAGTAGCAAAAGAGAAAAGTTTTACTAAAGCAGCAAGCAAACTTTACATCAATCAATCAGCTGTATCTATTCAAGTTAAAAAATTTGAAGAGATTTTAAATGCAAAACTTTTTGACAGAAGTTCTAAAAAAATCAAGCTTACTTATACTGGTGAAGCTTTATATAAAATGGCTGAAGATATATTTGACAAAGTTAAAAGAGCAGAAAAAGAAATCTCTAGAATTATTGATTTAGATAGAGCCAGAATCTCTATAGGAGCTACATCTGTTATTGGTGAACCTCTTATCCCTAGATTAATGAAAGGGTTTTCTAAAGCTCATGAAGAAATTGAATATGATGTAACTATTGCTGACAAGGCTTGGCTTTTAAAACTGTTAAAAGAAGGTGATCTTGATATCCTTATTATAGACGAAGAACATATTACTGACTCTAACCTTGAAGTTTTAACTATTGAAAAAATGCCTTATGTTCTTGTAAGTAAAAAAGAGTATCATAGTATGGAAAGTGTATCTAAAGATCCACTTATCACTAGAAAAACTATTCCTAATAACAATGAAGCTATTGCTGTAATTGAAGATAAATACAGAATATCTTTTGATACGAAAATATCTGTACTTGGTAATCTTGAAGTAATAAAGGGAATGGTAAGAGAAGAGATAGGGAATGTAATCCTTCCTTATTATGCAGTTCATAAAGAGATCGAAAGAGGAGAATTTAAAATAATCTATAAAGTTAATGAAGTAAAAGATGGATATCAAGTAGTTATCACTAAAGATAAGAAAAGTCTTATTCAAATTATCAAATTCATCAACTTTATCCAAGATTATAAGATTCAGTATTAG
- a CDS encoding HU family DNA-binding protein, with product MNTREFVSYYKKLRREQDETIEDKEAREEIEEIFNLIAEVTAMDEEVKFKNKGTFSLLKRKKRRIGSPTSKDVREIIPKKTIKFVQSKVLEIN from the coding sequence ATGAACACTAGAGAATTTGTATCATATTACAAAAAATTGAGAAGAGAACAGGATGAAACAATAGAAGATAAAGAAGCAAGGGAAGAAATAGAAGAGATATTTAACCTTATAGCAGAAGTAACAGCTATGGATGAAGAGGTAAAATTTAAAAACAAAGGAACATTTTCACTTTTAAAAAGAAAAAAAAGAAGAATAGGAAGTCCAACATCAAAAGATGTGAGAGAAATTATTCCTAAAAAAACAATAAAATTTGTACAGTCAAAAGTACTGGAAATAAATTAA